In the genome of Gloeotrichia echinulata CP02, one region contains:
- a CDS encoding ATP-binding protein encodes MSSNPLSTNPFVVGEPVPPESFLGRTNEITTAFDQINNSGNLAIWGGPGMGKSSLLDKLAAPEVWKKYLPKKSESVIAVRLNCEVIDPFTPAGFWREILTLLREQLASEPALQTEIDKLLISEPTKRDSLQNALKKLGEQNKFLLLLADNYEQALRANEEYTEAQMDAFLKDCRYLANAATERKYLSMVVGSLKRLSDSEYGPKQDPNASPWFNHYLFQPVKLFPQREVEQILKQNIPQITPQLQEAIREITGGHPYLLQIAGFLIYRQLRNPNPLNVKEFVDDFENRTRQIFQSMWIRCSEIEKSLLMLMAISAVNGRLHQRLRFDLSGIDFIFTQRERELTSLREQGVIIPKETKSKYAFSSSIMERWVMQEIWNSDDPTLKGREKIFLNLMSHQQFKNITTVMEWLWKNKNQVPSTLEWFTKVVGAIQGIGI; translated from the coding sequence ATGTCAAGCAATCCTTTATCAACCAATCCCTTTGTTGTGGGAGAACCAGTTCCACCAGAAAGTTTTTTGGGACGGACAAATGAAATTACCACTGCATTTGACCAAATCAATAACAGCGGTAATTTAGCAATTTGGGGTGGTCCGGGAATGGGTAAATCTTCTTTGTTAGATAAACTCGCAGCGCCGGAAGTATGGAAAAAATATTTACCCAAAAAATCAGAGAGTGTGATAGCAGTTCGTTTGAATTGCGAAGTAATTGATCCTTTCACTCCTGCTGGTTTTTGGCGGGAAATCTTAACGCTGCTGCGAGAACAATTGGCTAGTGAACCAGCATTGCAAACGGAAATCGACAAATTATTAATATCAGAGCCGACAAAAAGAGACAGCCTACAAAATGCTTTAAAAAAGCTAGGAGAACAAAATAAATTCTTGTTGCTATTAGCAGATAACTATGAGCAAGCCCTCCGCGCCAACGAGGAATATACTGAAGCACAAATGGACGCTTTTTTAAAAGATTGTCGTTATTTGGCGAATGCGGCGACGGAGAGAAAATATCTCTCAATGGTTGTAGGTTCACTCAAACGCCTCAGCGACAGTGAATATGGACCCAAACAAGACCCCAATGCTTCGCCTTGGTTCAACCACTATCTTTTTCAGCCTGTCAAGCTATTTCCTCAGCGCGAAGTCGAGCAGATACTTAAACAAAATATCCCGCAAATTACGCCACAATTACAGGAAGCAATCAGAGAAATTACAGGTGGACATCCATACTTATTACAGATTGCGGGTTTTTTGATTTATCGACAACTGAGAAATCCAAATCCATTAAATGTGAAAGAATTTGTTGATGACTTTGAAAACAGAACCAGACAAATTTTTCAAAGTATGTGGATTCGCTGTTCGGAAATTGAAAAGAGTTTATTAATGTTGATGGCTATCTCTGCTGTTAACGGTCGTCTACATCAAAGGTTGCGCTTTGATTTAAGTGGAATTGACTTCATCTTTACCCAAAGAGAGCGAGAATTGACCAGCCTCAGAGAACAAGGCGTAATTATTCCCAAAGAAACTAAGAGCAAATATGCTTTCAGTTCATCAATTATGGAACGGTGGGTGATGCAAGAAATTTGGAATAGTGATGACCCAACTCTCAAAGGGAGAGAGAAGATATTTCTCAATTTGATGAGTCATCAGCAATTTAAGAACATCACCACAGTGATGGAATGGCTATGGAAGAATAAAAATCAGGTGCCCTCTACATTAGAGTGGTTTACCAAGGTAGTGGGTGCTATTCAAGGAATCGGAATTTAA